agtTTGGAGCAGTATTTGATTTGCTCCTCCTTTTCAACTTTTGCCTCCAAACACaagattgaaataaaaatccaCCCATTATTCATAAGAACAAAAATCGTGGGATTTGGCATTCTCTTTATCGatccttttaatttattttgcttaTGATCGAACTACCGCTGTCAATTTTAAGTTACTGAAGTTGAGGTCTCGACTATGGAGTGATATATTGTTAATTagagattatttattttcattcgCTGGTGGTTCAAATTGCCAATTAACGAAAAATTCGATATTTGCTACGGGaattccaaaatagaaattctgTAACAACTTTATTTACTAACTTTAAAGATTTCACACAAAGGTAAGCAATATGTCTTTTACTACTATGAATTATTGAGATGGTAAGTAAATCAGTCGGATTGAAACGTTTAGCGCATCATCAAAACATTGTCGAGATAGAAAATGAACCcattttcaaaaaagaaacgAAATGAAAAGATGAatagaaaatagtagtactacaatttaatttgttatatcTTGGTTGCAAAGAATTAATAAGAAGATGTTTTCGCTCTTAATAAGAAGATGCATCAATACGTGGAAAACGATTCTcacatcacaaaaatattttcaacctAAACTGtatactaattatttaattagtatggTACAAtgcttttttttgttgttttaaagACAACCTCTTTGCTAAAGATACTTACTAATATACGTTGATTTCATTTAAAAGTAATTCAGATTTTATATTCTCATAACTGATTTACAAAACACGAACAAagaaaaaacccaaaaagtaaagaaattaGAGAAATCCCAGCGCAGCTCGTTGGAGAGCGAAATTCAAGTAAGATCAATCAAGCACTCtttcttgaaaaattattCTTGACAAATGTAAGTATTCAGTGAGAGCTCTTAATAGAGATGGGTGAATTTGATTGAAAGGTGACGAAATATGGTCGGCAAGAATTAAAGAAATCGTTTTCTGGTTTCTGGGTTTCTTGATTCTGTATCAAATGGGTCGGAGGGGGAGTGAAGTGGAGCCGGTGAGGTTTGGGTCTATGGTGCTTCTGTTGATGGGTTTAGTCTCTTTCTGCATGGTCTACATTTTCATGGCAACTGTGATGAGCCCCTCGTCGTCTGGTGATTCAAAGGTGGGATCTTTAGGGTTTGGTGATGGTGGGAATTCGGAGGCTGAGGTGAGTGGAGGTGGGGGTTGTTGCAGTGGGATTCCGAATTTGGAGCTGTGGGGTGATGCTGTCAAGTGGGGGACTGATTTCAAGTTCAATTCGTCCGAGCAGTGCTGCAGCTCTTGCAAGGCGATGTGCACGGGGAAGGACGGGCCGTGCCTCTGTGATTCGTGGGTGTTCTGTGGGAATAAGGAGGCTTGTGGGGAGAAATTTGGTGAGGTTAGTactttggagtttttttttaatgtcatGCTTGTTAGTTCTGCTTCTTGTCTTGTGTTCTTGAATGATAATTTGGACTGTGTTGATCTTGGATTGGTTGCTGTTTCATGAGCTTTTGGTAGATGAATTATCTTTTGTTGTGGTCATCAGTTGGCTATCTCAGAAGTTAGAGCAATTTTGAatcttgtttgtttttgaaaGATAGTAGCTGTTGCATTCTATCAATTGATGACAAGCACACCAGGAAGACGAATAAAACGTGCACGAAATGTAGAAGTGCAGTAGCACGTTTGTTAGTGAGATAGGTAATTAGGAATTTAGGAGACTTGAGCCAGGTCAGTTTATAAGAATGGAATCCTAACCGAATGCAGCtaggagagagaaggaagTCAGGAGAATAAAAAGGGGAAAGACCATATGAGAGGCATGATTTGAGCGTGTGAAGTCGGGCTGAGATTTGGGGATCTTGAGCAAATTGCATTCTTATTATTCTGCTCTTCAGTTGTAACCATTCGATTATCATCAATACAATTCCTACTCTGTTCTTACGTAATTGAGTATTGTGTGTGTGATTATCCAGCTGAGTGCAAACAGTAGCATGCTATCGCTTATGATTTTGTCCCGGATTACATCATTGAAGGGAAATAAGTGACATATAGTGATAGCTTGTATGTAAAATCGAATTGATTGTCTATGAAATGCAGGTTACAATTTAGAACTCTGAGGTTTTGTACACTTCTAACTATGAAATTGACATGATTATTTCTGTTTGCTTTATGTCGTTTAGTGCTGGTTGAAGAAACAAAAGGATGTCCTGCTTCCCGAAAAACAATATACTGAAAACAAAGTCATGTGGACATCGGGCCTCGTCTTTGGGAGAGGGGAGGTATGCACGATAGCCTAGTGTCATGTGGTGGTTTGACAACAATCGCCATATGCATTCTGTGCATCTTAAAATGATTATTAAGCTCAGTATATTCTTGGTCGTATGGAATGTACGCCATTTTGTTTAATTCCTTGTGTTCACCATCGCTGCATTCTTTCTAAGCAGCTAATGTTTCTTATCACCGCACGAGTTTATGATTCATGGTTCCTAGGGCTAACAATTCgcttctctttcttcttaaAAGGGCATTATTGCATTGGAGACGGAGTATGGGAACCTTCACATCAAGGTAAAATCTTATGTCCTCTGTATTCGGTAAAAGTAAAACTAGACTTGTTTTTATCAAAACCTCAACTGCTGAAGTTATTAcactatttaaataaaagaagagcTTCAGTGCTTCATAATGCTATTCCTCTGGCTGCATAGTGCATAGTGCTTTGTGCTTTACATGAGTTTGGAGAAAATAAATGTTACGTAtataagtataaatttttttcatattatcaTTCGCCTGATTTGAGTAACGCCAGACTTCAGACAATAAGTTAAGCAAACTGGGACAGCCAACTTGATATAGGGAGTGTTGGCCGAGATTACAAGTTGTGAACGAGCTTATAAGCTGTTGCGAAGTGTTTGGAAAAACAAGCTCGTAAACTGCTTATAAACTGTAACACTAAGCTCCCACAAAAATAAGTCTATTTTAAAGTCAACCAAACACCATGGCTGAGCAGAAGTCTTGATTCTAATTCAAATGCTTCATTTTGTGAAATCcttcttttgtttttgatgatttttctatttttctcacAGCTTTTGCCTGAATGTTCCCCACATTCAGTTGCATACATGCTAGAGTTGTTGGCTCTGCGACATTGTGCAGGCTGCCATTTTTATCGAGCCGAAGGCCGGGGTCAGTTTTGGGATATTAAGGGAAACCACACAGAAGATGTAAGGCTATAACCTTTTCTTCTTACAAACCTTTAGAAAAAGTTCAAGTATACTACTTTGCTTTCTTGTTAAGAGTCTTCAAAATTTCCTACTTTTAAACTTGTCAGGCTTCATATGGCCCTCCGTTTGCTCTTATTCAAGGAACACTAGAAGCCCAAGAAGCCACATTCGACCCGATTCCATCGGAGCACAGCTCAACCATAAGAAGGGGTTCAATGGCATGGGTTGGATCCGGCCCTGAATTCTTCATCAGCCTTGCAAATCATGAAGAGTGGCAAAATGGATACACCGTGTTTGGTTCTGTACTCCCTGAAGATATGGCGATTGCCGAGAAAATCGCATGGCTTCCTACAAAGTCAGATGTTTGGAATAACATCAATGTCTCAGTTTTGGAGAAAACTGTACCTTTGAATATTCAAAGATTCAACCTCAGTGACGGTGACCTAAGTCTCACTGACTAGAAGGTACCTCGAACGCCTTTTCGTGTATATTTCTGGCTGAAAATTAGGTTTTAATGCACCTCACTTTGAATGTTGAGGTTTGAAGGAATTGTTTCTTCATTGTTTGTCACGTCCTGATTTGAATGTTGTGTTTTGAATGGATTGTATCTTCATTgcctctctctttctcattctctctctcttttttgatCAGTTAGATCCAAAGTGTAGATGAACATTATGGAGCATATGAAGGTGCAGCCAAAGACTAACTGTAAAGCTCTACAACATGCACCTCTGGAGGTGCCTTCTCAAGGAGTACTAAGGAAATGTCGTATTTTTTTCCTCCTGTCAAAACCTAAcaaaattcatagataaataaatgtatttattctccttctccattttttctattataaatagagtcccaagaaattgaatttgcacgtttgtgatttttggaaaaaaaaaatattataaaaaatctcaactttGATATATTTACATGAAgtgcaattttaatatttttcaactaaaatGCCCCTAGTTTCTGATGGAAAGTTTTGTACATCTTCACATCTCAAATTAATAACCAAATACTATCATAACAGTTTTCAAATAGATCACTAAAGTATTATAATAGGCACTCgtagtacaaaatatattaaatcatggagcagtatattagtacattttttatgtgtgtatatatgtatttttgaGATTTGTGATATTctgttctttaatttttttttattttatcttatttctACAAagcttaaaatttaattacttataaaataaaataaaaaattaaagagtaAAATATACACACAGAACCAAGACTACTATAAACTAGGGCTAAATGGcaaattagttattttgtgCAATGCTATAATTTCTggacaaatatttttaaccaGTATAAATGATAATGAAAAACGATTTGTCGGGATAGGAAGTGATAGccaataaggaaaaaaaaaaagaaagcgGCTTGTTACCAaaataaacacacaaatattaatcaaaatcATTTAGGGTGCATTTGGAACACGGAATTAGAATTGATTGgaattctatgaaattgaattgggCTGAATTGAATTCTAAATCcattatttgatattattacaTAATTGACGTAGAATTGTATTACAATTCCAAATTCACTGTTTGGtaacataaaaaattcatgGATTGCCTATTCCATACAGTTTTGGAATAATACACATAATTATTGTGCCATTTTAAACTCTTTTGACCACCAATACATATATAgactttaaaatttttaatcagGTGACTTATGTCCTAAAGTAaaatttttgattaattatctTTCCTTGAGGTTGGACGCAATTAAGCTAATGCAGTTAACAATAAATGTTGGTAGGAgtaacaattcaaaataacgTAAAGCAAAAAATCTGGCACGAACAATAAATATACACCaatgaattgaattaaaaGGAGTATTAGTATATATGAACATGATTCAGcttcaaatattttgtgtgATATATAAGCACTTTTACCTAGGAGGCATATGAATTGCAagcaaagaaataaaaagttgtTGGTTTCTGTTCTTTGCTCATTTCAATTAATGCtttgaaaaattgttgtatcaCTTTAACtggaaaaataattgatcTTTCGATTATGATAGTGATTAACTTGGTATCATATCCTTAATATTGCTAACATAAAGCACGATTGTAGTTAAAGTACACTATTTTGATATGCATTTGACTTCATAATACAATAAAGGACGATTTTATTAACATTTGACCTCACGAAACCATGAAGGTTTCGAGCTTTTCCAGAGAGAATTCTATAGAAACCCACTGCATACTTACGACAAGAATAACTAGAAATTTGCACAGTATTAGAATAGTTATAAATTTGCACTGTATTGGAATAACTAGAAATTCGCACGGTATTGGAATAACTAGAAATTTGCACAATGttagaataattataaatttgcaCTGTATTGGAATAACTAGAAGTTCGCACGGTATTGGAATAATTAGAAATTCGCACAGTGttagaataattataaatttgcaGTGTATTGAAATAACTAGAAATTTGCACagtattaaaataactaaaatttgcattgtattgaaataattagaaattcaCATTAAACTgaacaaataatcaaaaactaaaaattatatttatttagacaCATGTGATCACACAATATTTGTATCAAGATATATAGCTAGGcaatctatttattattgtaggattcatccaaaaaatagtactccattattGGGATTGGGGAATTGAAAAACGtggaattataattcaattccaattcaataCATTTTTTAGATATCAAACAATGGAATTGTAATTCAAgtctccaattccaattccatagTCTCAATTCCATATTCCCAAACACAGTCTTATAGCAGAAAATTACGGTGAAACGAGATCCGACATAGTGCGACATTTCATTTATCGCCGATTATGCTACATCGATTTTTTAGTTAGCCATATTAGCACAAATATTGATAGTAAagttataaaataagataaaattaatagttaggTAATTTATACAGTAATAAGTAGGAGTGACATTTTAAACCTAGtacccaaaaaataatttagcaGTGTACGagaaaataacatttttaagccgtattaaaaataagatctaATGTGAACAAAATGAATAGTTTTGAACAAGATAAACAATTATGAATACATGTTAGTACAAACGAATTGGGCTTCAATTAAAACGGAATTGGGCTTGAAAATAGATGATAGgtcaaatatttgtatatatagagGTTTTCTTTACGTCAAATATTTGTATGTATAGaggttttcttttctttgaaaataGTTGATAGGTCCAATATGATGTTATTCCAAGTACTCTTAAAAGTAACTTCTATTTTTTCCTCAACGAAACACAAGCATTCCTCGATTACTTATTCAACACGTTTCAATATCACCTCACAAATCTCATCCATACAGAGCCAGAAATTTATACGGGAAGGGGGGAAATATATATAGGCAAAATTTTAGAGTTTTAAAGGGAGAAGAATGttatattactaatttaatacttaattactaactataattaaataatactttatccgtcccagataatatgtcctatttttcatttttggtccgtcccatataatttgtcttatttcactttttaccatttttggtagtggacctcatattccactaactcattcatactcacattttattataaaactattatataaaattatgactcacattccactaactttttcaactcacttttcattacattttttaagaCACGTGTCCAGTCAAAATGAGACGAATTATCCTGAACAGAGGGAATAGCCcttagatattcaaatcaatGGCCTAGATCATCAGCCTCGAAATGATATAAAACATCCTGGATTAGGTagtttatgattaaaatttagaCCATATATAATGTTCATGTTTTGACACattaatgaaaagtgaaaacacACCACATTGTCAGACTTTTATTCGGACAAAGGAGTATGTCAAACAATTTACGTGGTTTGACAATCCAAATGACTTATTTGTCATCCTGAAATAAAACTTTTAGTAAAACAaacattagagcatccgcagcgggcTGCTGTCCGTCCATGCCAACAGCATGCCCCGCCGCTGCGAGCCGTCCGTCTGTGCCAGCGGCACGATgctgctcttaaataagagcacgtccgtgccgctgagcagccttACGTGGCATCTCCTGATTGGCCAACtgcatagccgttggcaaatttgatttttttctttttttaaaaaaaaaaattggaattaatttaagttttaaataaaaaaaatattttcccacttcccaataatttatatccgttttctacacacttttaatttatttttcaattttttttccccaaaattcacattttcatctataaatacccccatcccacttcaacacaaaaaaatttccaCCATACTACacaattctcatctattctatcatctaaattctctcatctattttctcatcaattctaatctattctttcaccttttttcatctattctctcatctaaattcccaccacactacacaatgtccaGCTCCGATGATCACCCCTCCGGCTCCCacggttggaaccacgattggttcggCTCCGAGCCATTCTCTAGTCCGGAAACGCAATTTtcggcccctcctcaaacccaaggttctcAAGTTCCGGGTGGCTACCGGCCTTACCCGGTGGACGACCAAGATGCCCCCGATGGGCGATacgggtgggcacccgaacccggatcgggagggagcgACAACTCTgctcctactcctacttctactcctactcctactcctcctACTCGTGGTacccgcaccccgtacactccggATGAGATGATGCagatgttcaaagcctacttggaAGTCTCCAAAGAGCCGGACGTTGGCACGAAACAAAGCGAGGAAACGTtttggtggcgcatcactcgtCTGTACAATGAAAACTGACCCGGGGGAATAAT
The genomic region above belongs to Salvia hispanica cultivar TCC Black 2014 chromosome 3, UniMelb_Shisp_WGS_1.0, whole genome shotgun sequence and contains:
- the LOC125216016 gene encoding uncharacterized protein LOC125216016; this encodes MGRRGSEVEPVRFGSMVLLLMGLVSFCMVYIFMATVMSPSSSGDSKVGSLGFGDGGNSEAEVSGGGGCCSGIPNLELWGDAVKWGTDFKFNSSEQCCSSCKAMCTGKDGPCLCDSWVFCGNKEACGEKFGECWLKKQKDVLLPEKQYTENKVMWTSGLVFGRGEGIIALETEYGNLHIKLLPECSPHSVAYMLELLALRHCAGCHFYRAEGRGQFWDIKGNHTEDASYGPPFALIQGTLEAQEATFDPIPSEHSSTIRRGSMAWVGSGPEFFISLANHEEWQNGYTVFGSVLPEDMAIAEKIAWLPTKSDVWNNINVSVLEKTVPLNIQRFNLSDGDLSLTD